DNA sequence from the Vicia villosa cultivar HV-30 ecotype Madison, WI linkage group LG3, Vvil1.0, whole genome shotgun sequence genome:
gAGCTATTGAGAACGTAAAGGGGGCGAGAGAAGAAAATTAGAATTTGAGAGTATTTTTAATAGGCCGCAGAATGGTACACAATACTGTATGGGCCTGAACAAAACGAAGCCCagttaaaatattaattacaacattttaatttgatatataaattgaaaaaaaaggcAAAGTGCGCGAAACGGTTACTTCCCTCCGAAGCAAGACTGAAATCAATGGCGGGTTCAGAATCAGCACCACCACAAGCAGAACCAGAAATCGAAAACCAACTCTCTTCTCTCATCTACGGTGCGTTTCAACAACTCAAAATCGATGCAATCAATTACTCTAATTGCTAATTCGAATCATACGCGATTTCATTTTCTTCTCAGATCAAACTAACAGCGATTGTGTAATGTGAATCATGTAATCTATTTCTAACAATGCACGGTTTGATTAATCATTGAATTTCATCTTTGACGATTATGCTTAATCGCGCAGAGATATCGAATGAAGCTCAAGGAATAATGGAGAACATGCTTAAGATGAGCGCGTTAGTTTCTTAATCATCCTTATTTATTCAATTTCTAGATAATTACTATTGATTTGTTACGTTATAAGAttaaaattaagtgattattTTGTGATTTCAGATCTAATAGTTTTTTGTACTCATTTTGCAGCGAGATTAATCAAAATTCTGTAACTATAGATGAGGAGATAGAGAAATGTAAATCTTCTGCTGTCGAGCGGAAAACAGCTTTAGatgaagagaaaaatcactttcaAAAAGCTGCTTATGCTGTTCTCGACATGCTTAACTGAGATTAAAAGTCCCCTAGGGTATTATTtcgtttttttttcattttaatctaTGAGAATTTATTTCTATATATTTTGAAATTCGATGTGTGTTGTTCTTACTTTTATACATTGCAATTATATCTGTTTAGATAAGATGATTATCGTTGACGCTATTTGATGCTGTGATTAGATGATATATAACTCGTCATTCTCTCTTAAGGCGCTTAGATCTTCTACTTCTGAGCAGTCGGTCATAAGAATTTTGCTTCCTCTTTTTCCAAACTTGTTCTCTGCGTACACAAACGATAAATCAATTTAGTCAAATTTTTATTGTAATTTGTTGTTACTGTTGTCTGAATAAGTTAAATGCTATGAATGTAGGAATAAAACCATAATGTTATGtgtaattgatttttattatgaaaaattgTGCGTGGAATAAAGTTAATGAAGGGGATCATTGCCTTTTTTccctctattttctatttttggaTTAGATTTTAgttatatgttattatttttttcaatattaatcaACTGTGAATGTAGCTAGTTATACTCATACCTGCTACTCTGAAAAGATCTTCAACTGAATCTGGTAGAATAATGAGCTTTGGTGTTGTTCCAATTTCGTTTTTTCCATTGGGGTGGTGTCCGTGGATTTTGACTCTGATAGGAACTAGGCTTGACAGTGGACTGGAATTTTCTGTTTGTTCTGCAGAAACCTTGAATGTCAAATGGTTTTTCTCTTAATGCTCCTACACAATGTCTACCCACTAGTGTTAACATATCTTACTGTTTATACTAGACATAAGATTAAGGTTACCTTCTTCATGATACTCTGAAGCTTCATCTTGTGTGCCCTCGTTTTGTGTCTGTTCCTGCAAGAAGCATACAATTTTCATCATATATGCATTGATTCGTACGTATGTAAATATGTTACCAAAATTATTGTAGATCTGTTTGTCTGTGCCAGAAATTCTTTATTTTCTGGAGGGGTTTTATCCACTGTAAAATGTCTCTTGTTTTACTGTTGCGTGATATCTTTCTTTCTTGTTCATATGATCTATTCATGTAAAAGTTTAAGCTAAATAAATAGTATATTTAGTTTTGCTGATTCATGTACTAATACACATTGTTAGAAATGTAAACCATTGAGAGAATTGGTCATGATACATaggatattttatatttttcgtCCTTGAGATGTTAATACATGTATCTCCATGAAAAGTGATTATTCATGTATCACTAGGTGATCTCAACGTTCCTTTTGAGAAAAAAGAACAAAGGGAGGGAATTGGAATGGAAAATTTCTTAATTTAAGtagcttttcttcttttttccttcactTTGTTCTGCTTCCTCAAAACATGGTTTAAAATTGAAGGATATTCAATATCTTTGGGTATTTCTGGCATAACTCTGTACTTGTGACTGCTATCTTTCTTCCACACGCTAATTGTATATAATATAAGGTTTTAGCTATGTACATAGGACGTTTTTTATCCATGAAGTTTTGtgcattttttttcttaaattctaTATCTGAGCATTAGTAAAATGTTTCTGCAACTCAGTAAATTAATTAAAAGTTTTAGTGATTGAGACTCAAAGGAAAAGATATACCTCGTCATGCAAGTCACTCAGAAATTCTGTTACGAATGGTACTTCTTCCAGCACCCCGCCTCTTAGTCCCTTCAAAAACTGAGTGGAATAGAAGAACCAGcattaacatataaatatatgGACTTGTTGACATGAAATTTATATAAAGGGAATTTGGACATATTTTTGTAGTCTATGCGGTTGGCAATGAATTGGTCTGAAAATTTAATATCCTTGTATATTTAGAAGTTTCAGGAAAAAATGTGGGGATTTGGGTTACCAATTGCTCCCAAATTTTAAGAATCTGAATTAAGTAATCAAATTTCAAATTGAAGTATTTCTTTGTATGTGTGTATGCGCGCGCGCGTGCATGTATGGTTTGCTATCTGTCTGTTTTTTTATGTATGGATGAATCTGCAAACCTGAGTAAAATTGTTGATGACTGCCTTCCCATCTTCATTAAATGGTTTTGCCATCTGCTTGAAATGATGATGATCGATTCGTATGAGCTGGGAGAGTCTTCTACTTCTCACTGTATAAGGTTGCGGGATATTAAACATCACACCTATTTCTCCTACCATGCTTCCAGGCTCTAGTTTGAACAAAAACTGAAAAAACTCTTATGAGCTTAGTAATGCATTGAGAGTTGTCATTAGCTAAGAAACACAAATACTTCATttgaataattgttttttatttctcTACTTTTAGCCCATTAAATGCGGTGTTCAACCATCCGTTCCATTTACACGTCTGATTAAGATGCTCTCTGGACACTATTCAAAGAGTTTAACTTAGTTTGATGTGTTTGTTTTTGCAGGTTGCTTGGAAGTGCTTGATGATAATGAACGTTCTGTAAATAAACATGACCTTCCCAAATGACTCCTACCCCATGTTGAAGCAATATGTTTTATTGTTATGCAGGTCTATGAGATACTTTCCAATCTCCATAGTTCAGAAGTTATAATAAATACAAGGTTCTCTAATTTCTAATCTAAATGAATTACTTTAGTAAAAGTTTCTTGTCTAAGTGTGGTGAATTTTGGCTGTCTTTATTTCTTCACAAATTATTTCTTTCTAAGTCACTTACTCACTATGTGTCTGCAGTCATTGCTTATTTTAACCTAGAAATGCTACTTAGTACTTGCACTCCAAAATGTCAATTGTTTGGAGGAATTCCCTCTTACCTTTTCAGATCCATTCTTGTATATCAAAACATCCTGCAAATAGAAATAGTTCAGTCTGAAGCTAACTAGTTAAGGCAGGTATAAGAGTAGGATTTGAATAAGATAGATATGTCTTACCACCGATCCGGATACCAAAATGTAGAAATATGCTGGCATCTCATTTTGCAAGATAATGTCAACCTTTGATGGGTAGTATTCTGCTTTCATATCCGATACCTGTCACAGTGTCTGATGCCATGTTTAGAACCTACTCTCCGTTTTAAAATCGATGTGAAATATAATATGTTGGAAATAATATACATAATATTAATTAGAGGGTGCATTTTGAAACGATTTTTCACAGTCAGTGTAAAATTAGGAAGTATTCTATAGctaaaaggaagaaaagaagcaTTACCAGCTGGGAAATAAAATCATCTGAGACTCCtttaaataaatatgttttttcAATCACATTGTGGAAAAGATGCTGAGCAATACCGGCTCTAATTGCTTTAGGTAGGTCCTGTAACACTTCTTCTTGCTGTAACTCTGCTGTTTTAAACTTCAGTTGTGTATGTGCCAACATTTGCTCCTTCAATCCTACCGGGAGTCCATTTTTGCTCGCATATTGTAATATTTTATTGAAGGCATCCCTCTGAGAAGCACATAAGAATTTCTTATTGCATAAACTTTAGCCTATTTCTTAATCCTTGTATCATATTGATGTTAGTGTTTTCGAATGCAATGCTTAGTCAAGTATTAAACTaccatgaaaatcttcataaaattTACCATGGCAAAGGTTCGGACAGAGCTATGAACCACCAAATTTGTCATGTTTCCGATAATATATGCAGTGAGGCCGATGTTAAACAGcatataaaatatattgaaaaccTTCTCAGTTGTATTTTCTGCATGCAAATCTCCATAACCAACTGTAGTAAGGGTTACAATAGACCAATACATGGAGTAAGTATATCCCGACCCTACACTCCTTTGCTTAAAATCCTCTACCTCCTTTCCAATCCATGTATTTTCGGGTGATTCGTGATGGTAAGCCAACCAAAAATACACGCAGCCTGTGAAATGCACTGCAAATAGCGTAACCTACGACAAACCAACAAAAGTGAAGCACCAAATTAAGAACCTCAATTAGACAACTTGATGGTTATAAGTTATTTGAGTCTTTACTCAGAAACTTTAGTGATTTACTTACGCACAAAAGTTTACAAACTCTTGTTAACGAGTAGCTAACCCTTATGTCTTTCTCTAGCCTGTAAAACAGTTGGCAGTTTTTGTTACAACTTACAAATAGCAGAAAATGTAGAAAATTGTGTACATTAAAAAACCATTCCTTTTAACATTAAGGTATGAAAGTGATGACACGTTTGGTACATCTTAATGGTTATTTTTTCATACTACATCTTAATGTTCAGGTCATTACATGCTCTGGTACATTTTTTTCTACCCTGCCCATTATTCATATTTACTTGGGACTAGTGTAGTACTCATTATTACCTCCCTATAATTGTTTACCAAATAAAACCCTCTATTTAGCTTAGCTTATAAAGTGATGACACATTTGGTACAAAGTAATCATGAATTCTGTATTTTTTTAAGATTATGATTTAAAGGTGAAATCATGAAAAAGAGACATGGGTGTTTGGTAAGTTGACTTTTACTTCTTAaaacatttattttataattttgtttaatttattggAGTAAGGGGTATATGAATTAAGAATTTAATATCTTATTAGTTTTAACTTATCAGATCAGAATAACAACCTgccatccaaaaaaaaaaaagaatgacaaCATTTAATGTtccaaattttattttcaaatatttcataaatagatttgaaaattttgaaaattaatatgCAGAATAAGAATGAACTGTTCAAGGCGTGTATCATGTTTTATGGCATTGCTATTttcatttgtttctttttctttagtTTTGATTCCACTTTTGTAAACAAACAAAACTTAGGTACATATGTTATTCTAATAGTTTTTAACTTAACTACTTATGATTTTCTCAAATTTATAATTTTCTTAAAGTTTGTTGTTactaaaaaaaatgcattttaaaCTAAGAAATACGAAAAATACATTTAAGTTTTCTCCTTACCTTGAGAAGAGCTCGCTAACACGTCTCAATCGCCAGAGTCTAAGCATGTTAAGAAAACCAAAGACTTCCCCTCTATCGTGTGATTTGCCGGCTATAAGTTGATAGATCTGCTGAAATGGCAGAGTGGAAGCTAGATCCATGGGAAAATATAAATGTTTGACATACCTATTGTGAAAACGCAATAATCATGAGAAAATTGAGTAACATGTGTTTGAGGACGTGCAAGACGAGTTACCACACTAACTTTTAAGCTTATATGTTGTAGAAAGTATGTCATATACTCACCTGATAGCAATCTTCTTATGGTCATCAACAAGGAAATACGTTGATGTATCCAAGTAAGCCACAAAGAAAGTTAGAATTATGTCAAATGCAAAGAAAGCATCGACAAAGAGATCAGCTATCAACAGCGACCCGATTGACATCTCTCTGAAAGCCAATTCAAATGGAGATGCCCATGCAGAATACACCACTAATGCCACTAGGAACGTTTGCCACAATCTATATCACAAACTATaatcaatattataaataaataactaataattGTTCAaggtaaatcaaatatttttgtaccGATATCTTCGATCATAAGGAGCAATGGTATATTTCTTGAGGTTGAAGTAACCTTCATCAGGATTAGTGCCAAATGCTGGTAACAGACTGTTGGAAATTGAGGCCAAGTTTCTTATTTCACCACTTGAACGTCTTCTAACCAGAGATGGAATCGTCATTTTTTAGAGAGGGAGAGTTCACACTTGTTGTTTATGAATGACAACACTTCTTATTCTTGTTATCAACGTTGTTAAAGAAGTAGAATACATCTATGCATAAGCTAAGGCTTTGTCTACTTATTAAATTATGAATAACTCTTTGTCTAGTTACTATATAATTATCTATAATTCAACTTCTTGCATGAATTTCCTTGAATATTTAAGTTATTCTAATATAAATAAGTCAACTTTGTATTGCGTGAATCTCCACGAGCATTAGAAAAATATGAGAAGGGTGGCAGGGAGTTTTGACATATAAAATTAGTAATAATAGGATAATTATGTATAGAGATAACTTAATATATATTGGAGGACCCCTCTCAAAAAGAAAATATTGGAGAGGACGTGGGTGATCCAAGAGTTTGTCAAATTAATGAGCGACATATTTTCAAATAGAATAAGCTAGATGATGCATTTAAATATCAACTAATCTATTTTCTTATCAATAATTGAAACTATTTGCCATAGATTTATCCATAACAATGTCAAAgattaaaaatgaataatttataatttcaatcaaatattttaaattttatgttgaTAGATTTACTAGTCAAAAGAATAGGAATAGGTGGATTGATTAAATTTTAAAGAACATTGTTCAAATAAGACAAAGAAGGCTAATGATGAAATACAACtacaaatggaaaaaaaaaaagactacCAACGAgtgaaaaaatattatttgaattaaaatttggTAACATATTTGTCCACATTACCTCGAAGATTGTGAATCTTCAAAGAGTGAATATTGACATTTTATAGGCTAGTGCTTTGGAAGAAATGAattaggggacaacttctctacctatcacaaaaagttgggtagtctACATTCTACCAATCAcattgcatcatttaattttgtcttacttaattaattattaactaatatattttttggttgttttcaaagcattttacactaaaggtaactctacccaactttttgtgttgGATAGATAAGTGTAGAAATAtggaatattttatatatatatatatatatattgtgaagAATACATAAGAGGTATTTATAGACTATACATCTATCTAAAAAAGGGAAGATTAATTATTCTCCCTATAAATGCTAATTTAGTCATAATGACCTGTACAGGACAGCAGCTCATAATGAGCTGTATGATATTCAAAATATTCTAATAATTGTAGAAATAAGACcactatccaatttctctttgatGAAGTGTCGGTCTATCTCTATATGCTTTGTTCTGTCGTGTTGGACTGGATTGTGAGCAATACTAATGGCAGACTTATTATCGCAGAAAAGTCTCATAGGAGCTTCATACTTTATTTTCAAGTCATCTAGAATGATCTTCATCCACAACAATTCACATACTCCTTGAGCCATGGCTCTAAACTCTGCCTCTGCACTTGATCTGGCAACTACATTATGTTTCTTGCTCCTCCATGTCACTAAATTTCCACCGAGAAACATACAATATCCAGTGGTGGATCTCCTGTCAACAACCGACCCTGCATAACCTACATCAGTATAAACCTCCATAGACAACTGCTCACTTTTCTTGAACAATAGTCCTCTTCCTGGGCTCATCTTTAGATACTGCAAGATTCTATCCGCTGCCTGTAAGTGTCTCTCCTGAGGGTCATGCATGAATTGACTGACAACACTAACTGGGTAAGCTATGTCAGGCCTGATGTGAGATAGATAAATGAGTTTTCCCACAAGTCTCTGGCATTGAG
Encoded proteins:
- the LOC131660572 gene encoding uncharacterized protein LOC131660572 yields the protein MAGSESAPPQAEPEIENQLSSLIYEISNEAQGIMENMLKMSAEINQNSVTIDEEIEKCKSSAVERKTALDEEKNHFQKAAYAVLDMLN
- the LOC131660571 gene encoding potassium channel KAT3, with the protein product MTIPSLVRRRSSGEIRNLASISNSLLPAFGTNPDEGYFNLKKYTIAPYDRRYRLWQTFLVALVVYSAWASPFELAFREMSIGSLLIADLFVDAFFAFDIILTFFVAYLDTSTYFLVDDHKKIAIRYVKHLYFPMDLASTLPFQQIYQLIAGKSHDRGEVFGFLNMLRLWRLRRVSELFSRLEKDIRVSYSLTRVCKLLCVTLFAVHFTGCVYFWLAYHHESPENTWIGKEVEDFKQRSVGSGYTYSMYWSIVTLTTVGYGDLHAENTTEKVFNIFYMLFNIGLTAYIIGNMTNLVVHSSVRTFAMRDAFNKILQYASKNGLPVGLKEQMLAHTQLKFKTAELQQEEVLQDLPKAIRAGIAQHLFHNVIEKTYLFKGVSDDFISQLVSDMKAEYYPSKVDIILQNEMPAYFYILVSGSVDVLIYKNGSEKFLFKLEPGSMVGEIGVMFNIPQPYTVRSRRLSQLIRIDHHHFKQMAKPFNEDGKAVINNFTQFLKGLRGGVLEEVPFVTEFLSDLHDEEQTQNEGTQDEASEYHEEEQTENSSPLSSLVPIRVKIHGHHPNGKNEIGTTPKLIILPDSVEDLFRVAENKFGKRGSKILMTDCSEVEDLSALRENDELYII